The Xenopus laevis strain J_2021 chromosome 5L, Xenopus_laevis_v10.1, whole genome shotgun sequence genome has a segment encoding these proteins:
- the plscr1.L gene encoding phospholipid scramblase 1 L homeolog (The RefSeq protein has 1 substitution compared to this genomic sequence): MEMKNGNEPKPNPGHGNQGYPGTDYPGYPPPQNPHGYQPAGYPPAGYQPAGYPPGGYPPPGAQVPPGYPPGPYQGHPGQANFGAYGGPNAMPNQPGVPVAAWMPAPAPIPNCPPGLEYLSQIDQILVHQQVELLEVLTGFESNNKYEIKNSLGQRVYFAAEENDCCTRNCCGPGRPFIMTIIDNAGREVMRLDRPCRCSACCCPCCLQKLEVQAPPGTVIGYVKQNWHPCLPKFTIQDEHEHDVLKIKGPCVACSCCADVKFEVMSKDESSVVGRITKQWTGFVREAFTDADNFGIQFPMDLDVRVKAVLLGACFLVDFMFFEHSNNN; the protein is encoded by the exons ATGGAAATGAAAA ATGGCAATGAACCGAAACCCAATCCTGGGCATGGTAACCAAGGGTATCCAGGTACAGATTATCCAGGTTATCCACCACCACAAAATCCCCATGGGTACCAGCCTGCCGGATACCCACCTGCGGGGTACCAACCTGCCGGATACCCACCTGGCGGATATCCTCCACCTGGTGCACAGGTTCCACCAGGCTATCCTCCTGGGCCTTATCAAG gaCATCCTGGCCAAGCTAATTTCAGTGCTTATGGAGGTCCAAATGCTATGCCAAATCAGCCTGGTGTTCCTGTAGCTGCCTGGATGCCAGCGCCTGCTCCCATTCCTAATTGCCCACCAGGACTGGAATATCTGAGCCAG ATTGACCAGATACTGGTTCACCAGCAAGTGGAACTGCTAGAAG TGCTGACTGGATTTGAATCAAACAACAAATATGAGATAAAAAACAGCCTGGGCCAAAGAGTCTACTTTGCTGCAGAAGAAAATGATTGCTGCACACGAAACTGCTGTGGGCCAGGCCGACCCTTTATCATGACAATTATTGATAACGCTGGTCGTGAGGTTATGAGATTAGACAGGCCGTGCAGATGTTCAGCTTGTTGTTGCCCCTGTTGCCTACAAAAA CTTGAAGTACAGGCTCCTCCCGGGACAGTGATTGGTTATGTTAAACAGAACTGGCATCCTTGTCTGCCTAAATTTACCATTCAAGACGAGCATGAACATGACGTCCTTAAAATCAAGGGTCCTTGCGTTGCTTGTAGCTGTTGTGCCGATGTTAAATTTGag GTAATGTCAAAGGACGAGAGCTCAGTGGTTGGCAGAATCACCAAACAGTGGACTGGTTTTGTAAGAGAAGCTTTCACTGACGCTGACAATTTTGGAATCCAGTTCCCAATGGACCTTGATGTTAGGGTTAAAGCCGTCCTGCTTGGTGCCTGTTTCCTCGTT